In the genome of Cyanobacteriota bacterium, one region contains:
- a CDS encoding ATP-binding protein: MDQFPKLGVNNPEEILDSVARATENGFVAYNLQKRITLFSTKMVEITGWHDSEILGKNISELFQVKDLTSSADPSPESVHHQATTLFTRDGKQINIQARKTAIIDKAGAIVGSLMFFIIEGYNKDLDRTQAEFISTVSHELRTPITSIKGFAATLLNSKQEIDKDKRNKYIGIIKNQAERLARLVEDLLAVSRLESKKLQLTIHPVKIHGLVDYIAEVVGSKHNFSHEIKIVSAKDLPEVWVDKDRLEQVLTNLIDNAIKYSPESKKVDIEISSSMLNAKPMVKVDIIDYGIGIKAEDQQKIFTKFSRLDSPLTRITEGTGLGLYISKSLSKLLGGDLSLASQDGKTTFSLYLTTEFHKGGEVWWD, translated from the coding sequence ATGGATCAATTTCCCAAACTAGGCGTAAATAATCCCGAGGAAATACTCGACAGCGTTGCAAGAGCTACAGAAAATGGTTTTGTAGCATACAACTTGCAAAAACGCATCACATTATTTAGTACCAAAATGGTGGAGATTACGGGCTGGCATGACTCAGAAATTCTGGGTAAAAACATCTCTGAATTATTTCAAGTCAAAGATCTCACCAGCTCAGCGGACCCGAGCCCAGAATCAGTTCACCATCAAGCTACAACCCTCTTCACTAGAGACGGCAAACAAATCAATATTCAAGCACGCAAGACAGCAATCATCGATAAAGCAGGTGCAATAGTTGGTTCATTGATGTTCTTTATTATTGAAGGCTATAACAAAGATCTAGATAGAACTCAAGCTGAATTTATTAGCACAGTTTCGCATGAATTAAGAACTCCTATTACTAGCATCAAAGGTTTTGCCGCAACACTACTCAACAGCAAACAAGAAATAGACAAAGACAAACGTAATAAATATATTGGCATCATTAAAAATCAAGCTGAAAGACTTGCAAGATTGGTTGAAGACCTACTTGCAGTTTCAAGACTCGAAAGCAAAAAGCTACAACTAACCATTCATCCAGTCAAAATCCATGGCTTGGTAGACTATATTGCCGAGGTTGTTGGTTCTAAGCATAACTTCTCTCATGAAATCAAAATAGTCTCAGCCAAAGACCTTCCAGAGGTTTGGGTTGATAAAGATAGATTAGAGCAAGTACTTACAAATCTAATTGACAATGCTATTAAATACTCACCGGAATCAAAGAAAGTAGACATTGAAATCTCTAGCTCAATGCTCAACGCTAAACCAATGGTCAAGGTAGATATAATCGATTACGGTATTGGTATTAAAGCAGAGGATCAGCAAAAAATCTTTACCAAATTTAGTAGACTGGATAGTCCACTCACTAGAATCACAGAAGGTACCGGTCTTGGTTTATATATCAGCAAGTCTCTCTCTAAATTACTGGGTGGCGATCTTAGTCTTGCAAGCCAAGATGGTAAAACCACATTCAGTCTTTATTTAACTACCGAATTTCATAAGGGGGGCGAAGTGTGGTGGGATTAA
- the rpsG gene encoding 30S ribosomal protein S7, protein MPRKDGRFKRKVAKPDPRFNDTHVGAFINRMMVDGKKSTAEGLFYKTLGELDTKVEGKAGVDIFRQAVKNAMPLVKVKAKRIGGATYQVPSEVEPRVSEAFAHRWLIIAARKRSGRSFIEKLSNELLDAFNHKGKAVETKESTHKMAEANKAYAHFGRN, encoded by the coding sequence ATGCCAAGAAAAGACGGAAGATTTAAAAGAAAAGTAGCAAAGCCAGACCCAAGGTTTAACGATACCCACGTAGGTGCGTTCATCAACAGAATGATGGTTGATGGCAAGAAATCAACAGCCGAAGGATTGTTTTACAAAACACTTGGCGAACTTGACACTAAAGTCGAGGGCAAAGCAGGAGTTGATATTTTCAGACAAGCAGTCAAGAATGCAATGCCTTTAGTTAAAGTTAAAGCCAAACGTATTGGTGGTGCAACTTACCAAGTACCTAGTGAAGTAGAGCCTAGAGTTAGTGAAGCATTTGCACACAGATGGTTAATCATCGCTGCTCGCAAACGTAGTGGTAGAAGCTTCATTGAGAAACTTAGTAACGAATTATTAGACGCTTTCAACCACAAAGGCAAAGCTGTTGAGACTAAAGAATCTACACACAAAATGGCAGAAGCTAATAAGGCTTATGCTCATTTCGGCAGAAACTAA
- the rpsL gene encoding 30S ribosomal protein S12 has translation MPTIQQLIRKNRKNSKKKSKSPALDNNPLKRGVCTKVRTATPKKPNSAMRKIARVRLTNGEEITAYIGGEGHNLQEHSVVLIRGGRVKDLPGVRYHVVRGALDTQGVTGRKQSRSKYGTKREKAKKKS, from the coding sequence ATGCCGACTATACAACAACTAATTCGCAAAAACCGCAAAAACTCAAAGAAAAAGAGTAAGAGCCCGGCTTTGGACAACAACCCACTCAAGCGTGGTGTGTGTACAAAGGTAAGAACGGCCACGCCGAAGAAACCAAATTCAGCGATGCGTAAAATCGCAAGGGTGCGTTTAACTAACGGAGAAGAAATTACAGCTTACATCGGCGGCGAAGGTCACAACTTGCAAGAGCATTCAGTTGTTCTTATAAGAGGTGGTCGTGTAAAAGATTTGCCTGGTGTTCGTTATCACGTAGTTCGTGGTGCACTTGATACTCAAGGTGTTACAGGACGTAAGCAAAGCAGATCTAAGTACGGAACCAAAAGAGAAAAAGCTAAAAAGAAAAGCTAA
- a CDS encoding diguanylate cyclase: MGLIPNDHILHILGASGQSSIVYNTILRASCQETGINLIETIKTKDFLELIKQYRPEIVLIEEEAFNPEVEYRSRSCQPFKLVVTKADQNIERKLELMKQGADETISRDCTDEELFLKFYSILRRKKVEELSQLTNLPSINKTYKVIEHCRKHLNDWVIIHIDIKHFQSYNVMYGVSKSDEAIRATARVLEKSLKEKLRSNFFLGHLGRDSFLIISDSASLDTITRSVQINFKKILGNLYMQTDYESGFIISSAPNKVRRREGLLRLNIGYCSKIDRNFLSGTDIIEQAIKNKREPGIRNKKVLILENDLDFAELIQETLNQEGSNAILSRGIEHLIDDVTEHEPKILIIEATTIGQKNFVPLCKELDRFKEELGMKILVATQIPGYQNFLSSGADVYLPKPYEIETLLKEVRRLGFDYA; this comes from the coding sequence GTGGGATTAATTCCAAACGATCACATTCTTCATATTCTTGGAGCTAGTGGTCAATCTAGTATTGTATACAATACAATACTCCGTGCCTCATGCCAAGAAACTGGGATTAATCTCATTGAGACGATTAAAACAAAAGACTTCCTTGAATTAATCAAACAATATAGACCAGAGATTGTACTAATTGAAGAAGAAGCTTTTAACCCTGAAGTTGAATATAGATCAAGATCATGCCAACCGTTTAAATTAGTTGTCACTAAAGCTGACCAAAACATAGAAAGAAAACTAGAGCTGATGAAACAGGGAGCGGATGAAACCATTTCCAGAGACTGTACTGATGAAGAATTGTTTCTCAAATTCTACTCCATCCTTAGACGCAAGAAAGTCGAAGAACTTTCTCAGCTTACCAATCTGCCCAGTATCAACAAAACCTACAAAGTAATCGAGCATTGCCGCAAGCATCTCAATGACTGGGTTATAATCCACATTGACATCAAGCATTTCCAGAGTTACAACGTGATGTATGGAGTAAGCAAGTCAGATGAAGCGATTCGCGCTACTGCGCGAGTACTTGAAAAGAGCCTCAAAGAGAAACTTCGTTCTAATTTTTTCCTTGGACACCTAGGTAGGGATAGTTTCCTGATCATTAGTGACTCTGCATCTCTTGATACGATCACCCGCAGCGTACAAATCAACTTCAAAAAAATCTTAGGTAATTTATATATGCAAACAGATTATGAAAGTGGTTTCATAATTTCATCAGCACCTAACAAAGTCAGACGCAGAGAGGGTTTACTCAGGCTCAACATTGGCTATTGTTCTAAGATAGATCGCAATTTTCTTTCAGGCACTGACATTATAGAACAAGCTATCAAAAACAAACGTGAGCCAGGTATTCGAAACAAAAAGGTCTTAATCCTAGAAAACGATCTTGACTTTGCCGAACTAATACAAGAGACTCTAAATCAAGAAGGCAGTAACGCTATTCTTTCTAGAGGAATTGAACATCTCATTGATGATGTCACAGAACACGAACCCAAAATCCTTATAATTGAAGCTACTACTATCGGACAAAAGAACTTCGTCCCTTTATGCAAAGAACTAGACCGTTTCAAAGAAGAACTCGGCATGAAAATCTTAGTTGCAACCCAAATACCTGGTTACCAAAACTTTTTGAGCTCTGGAGCCGACGTCTACCTACCAAAGCCCTACGAAATTGAGACTTTACTTAAGGAAGTCCGTAGATTGGGTTTTGATTATGCTTAA